In the Deltaproteobacteria bacterium genome, TGAAGCCCGCCAAAGCAGAACATCGAGTCTTCACGCTTTTTACGGCATCATCCAGGAGAAATTCATGCAAGTCACATTAGAGGCCCAGGTTGGAGGCAAGACCCTTTCCATCCAGACGGGCAAAATCGCCAGGCAGGCCAACGGCAGCGTCGTGGTGACCTACGGCGAAACCATGGTCCTGGTCACTGCGGTGGCCTCGAACGAGGACCGCCCCGGCGACTTTTTCCCCCTTACGGTGGAATACCAGGAAAAGGTCTACGCGGCAGGACGCATTCCCGGCAACTACTTCAGGCGCGAAGTAGGCCGCCCATCCGAAAAGGAAACCCTGACCGCAAGGCAGGTGGACCGCCCCATCCGCCCCCTTTTCCCCAAGGGCTACATGCAGGAGGTCCAGGTGATCGCCACGGTCCTTTCCATGGACCAGGAAAACGACCCGGACACCCTGGCCCTGGTGGGCGCTTCGGCGGCCCTGTGCATTTCCGACATCCCCTTCAACGGCCCGGTGGCCAGCGTCCGGGTGGGCAGAATAGACGGCCAGCTCATAATAAACCCCACCCTTGCCCAGATTCCCGAATGCGACTTGAACATCACCGTGGCCGGAAGCAAGGACGGGATAGTGATGGTCGAAGGCGGCGGAAAGTTCCTTTCCGAAGCCGAGGTCACCGACGCCGTCTACTTCGGCCAGGAGGCCATCCAGGCCATTATCGGCATACAGCTTGACCTTATAAAGACAGTGGGAGTCGCCAAAAGGCAGTTCAATCCGCCTGCCAAGGACGAGGAACTTTGGAACAAGGTCAAGGAAATGGCCGCTGGCAGGCTTCGCGCCGCCTGCGACATACCGGATAAGCTCGTCCGGGCCGACACCATCCGCGCCTTAGGCAAGGAAGTAATGGCCTCCCTGGGCGAGGATTACGCGAGCCGGGGCAAGGAAGTAAGCGAGATCATGCACGATCTGTTGCGAGAAGTGGTGCGCAACATGGTTCTGAACGATGGTTTGCGCATCGCCGGGCGCGGCATGGAAGAGGTCCGGGCCATCACCGCCGAAGTCGGCGTTCTGCCCCGCACCCACGGTTCCGCCCTTTTCACTCGCGGCGAAACCCAGGCCCTGGGCGTTCTCACCTTAGGCTCCGCAGGCGACGAGCAGAGGGTCGAGACCCTCTCCGGCGACGAAAGCCGCCCCTTTATGCTGCACTACAATTTCCCGCCCTACTCGGTGCGGGAGGTCAAGCGCTTGGGCGGCCCCAGCCGCAGGGAACTCGGCCACGGCGGCCTTTCCACCAGGGCCATCAGGGAAGTGCTGCCCGAAAAAGAGGTCTTCGATTACACCATCAGAATCGTCAGTGAAATACTTGAGTCCAACGGTTCATCCTCCATGGCCACCGTGTGCGCGGCCTCCCTTGCGCTCATGGACGGCGGCGTTCCCATAAAGAGCCCGGTCGCAGGAATAGCAATGGGGCTCATGCAGGAAGGCGCCAAGGTGGCGGTGCTTTCGGACATCCTGGGAGACGAGGACCACCACGGCGACATGGACTTCAAGGTGGCCGGAACCCGGGACGGCATCACCTCGGTTCAGATGGACATCAAGATCGAAAGCCTCTCCCGCGCGGTCCTGGAAAAGGCCCTTGAGCAGGCCCGCCAGGGACGCCTGCACATCCTTTCCAAGATGAACGAGGCCATAAGCGGCACCCGGGCCGAGCTTTCCGTGCACGCGCCCAGGGTCTTCACCATCAAAATTCACCCGGACAAGATCCGCGAAGTGATAGGCCCCGGAGGCAAGGTCATCCGCGCCATCCAGGCCGAGACCGGCACCAAGGTGGATATCGAGGACACCGGGCTTGTGAAGGTGGCCGCAGTAATCGCCGCAGACGGCGAGCGCGCGGTTCGCATGATAAAGGCCATCACCGCAGAGCCCGAAGTTGGCGAAATCTACGAGGGCACTGTGACGCGCACCACGGATTTCGGGGCCTTTGTCCAGATCATCGGCAACACCGAGGGCCTGTGCCACATAAGCCAGCTTGACACCCAGCACGTCAAGAAAACCACCGACGTGGTCAAGGAAGGCGACAAGATCAGGGTCAAGGTTCTGGAACTCACCAAGGACGGCAAGATCCGCTTGAGCCGCCGGGCGCTTTTGGAAGAAGCTGATGGAAAAGGCAATCCGAAAAACGAGACTCCCCAACGGAATCCGAATCCTAACTAAAAAAATGCCCCACGTGCGCTCCGTCTCGGCAGGAGTTTGGGTCGAGGCGGGCGCGCGGGACGAATCCGAGTCGAACGCAGGCGCAGGTCATTTCATCGAGCACATGGTCTTCAAGGGGACGCCCACGCGCTCCGCCTACGACATCGCCGTTGAAACCGACGCCCTTGGCGGCCACACCAACGCCTTCACCGGCATGGAGCACACCTGCTACCACGGCAAGGTGCTGGACTCCCTGTCCGGCAGGCTGATGGGGATTCTCTCGGACATTTTTTTGAATTCCGTGTTCGACCCCGTTGAGCTGGACCGGGAGCGGGACGTGATACTCCAGGAAATCCACATGCTGGAGGACACCCCCGAAGACTATCTTCAGCTCATGATGGGAAGGGCCTTTTACGGGAAGCACCCCCTGGGCCGCTCCATCCTGGGGACGGAAGACAGCCTCGCGCGGCTGGACCGGGACTCCCTGAAAAAACATCTTTCCGACTGGTACTTTCCAGACAACATCATCATCGCCGCCGCAGGAAACCTTGACCACGACGCCTTCCTGGAAGCGGCCATGCCCGGTTTCGCGGCCATCGAGCCGGGAGAAGCGCCCGCCCGGCGCTCGCCGCCCCAGCCCCTCGCGGGCACCGACATAAGGGAAAAGGACCTGGAGCAGGTCCATCTCTGCCTGGCCACCCCGGCCCTTTCCTCCACCGACGAGCGCCGCCACGCCCTTTACATCTTGAATACCCTTCTGGGCGGCAACATGAGCTCGCGCCTGTTCCAGGAGATACGCGAACGCCGGGGGCTTGCCTACTCGGTCTATTCGTGGGTGTCGCCCTGCGCGGATTCGGGAATGCTTGCGATCTACGCAGGGGTGAACCCGGACGACGTGGAGGAAACCCTGTCGCTCGTAAGGGACGGCATGAGGGCCTTTGTGGAAAAGCCCGTTTCCGAAAA is a window encoding:
- the pnp gene encoding polyribonucleotide nucleotidyltransferase — translated: MQVTLEAQVGGKTLSIQTGKIARQANGSVVVTYGETMVLVTAVASNEDRPGDFFPLTVEYQEKVYAAGRIPGNYFRREVGRPSEKETLTARQVDRPIRPLFPKGYMQEVQVIATVLSMDQENDPDTLALVGASAALCISDIPFNGPVASVRVGRIDGQLIINPTLAQIPECDLNITVAGSKDGIVMVEGGGKFLSEAEVTDAVYFGQEAIQAIIGIQLDLIKTVGVAKRQFNPPAKDEELWNKVKEMAAGRLRAACDIPDKLVRADTIRALGKEVMASLGEDYASRGKEVSEIMHDLLREVVRNMVLNDGLRIAGRGMEEVRAITAEVGVLPRTHGSALFTRGETQALGVLTLGSAGDEQRVETLSGDESRPFMLHYNFPPYSVREVKRLGGPSRRELGHGGLSTRAIREVLPEKEVFDYTIRIVSEILESNGSSSMATVCAASLALMDGGVPIKSPVAGIAMGLMQEGAKVAVLSDILGDEDHHGDMDFKVAGTRDGITSVQMDIKIESLSRAVLEKALEQARQGRLHILSKMNEAISGTRAELSVHAPRVFTIKIHPDKIREVIGPGGKVIRAIQAETGTKVDIEDTGLVKVAAVIAADGERAVRMIKAITAEPEVGEIYEGTVTRTTDFGAFVQIIGNTEGLCHISQLDTQHVKKTTDVVKEGDKIRVKVLELTKDGKIRLSRRALLEEADGKGNPKNETPQRNPNPN
- a CDS encoding insulinase family protein, translating into MEKAIRKTRLPNGIRILTKKMPHVRSVSAGVWVEAGARDESESNAGAGHFIEHMVFKGTPTRSAYDIAVETDALGGHTNAFTGMEHTCYHGKVLDSLSGRLMGILSDIFLNSVFDPVELDRERDVILQEIHMLEDTPEDYLQLMMGRAFYGKHPLGRSILGTEDSLARLDRDSLKKHLSDWYFPDNIIIAAAGNLDHDAFLEAAMPGFAAIEPGEAPARRSPPQPLAGTDIREKDLEQVHLCLATPALSSTDERRHALYILNTLLGGNMSSRLFQEIRERRGLAYSVYSWVSPCADSGMLAIYAGVNPDDVEETLSLVRDGMRAFVEKPVSEKELSQARDYIMAGVFLSSESTDSQMIRLIQNEVHFGRHVPLMEIAEMISKVTAEDVLELAAQILDPERAALAILGPVDPACDYAGVLHA